In Bradysia coprophila strain Holo2 unplaced genomic scaffold, BU_Bcop_v1 contig_538, whole genome shotgun sequence, the DNA window aatggtgtcaccctgccttacacctcggccaattctgaatttctccgtgctcttatgaagttttatacatgaagtagcatttttgtacacatatcgaattgtgttggagtaccttgagtctactctacattcatctaatgcgtccaatatcgaccatgtttccactgaatcgaaagctttttcgaagtctatgaatagcaagactatgtcgatgttgtattcacgacacttctcaataagcgttctcatcacctgcaaatggtcgtttgtgctgaaaccagatctgaaagcagcttgttcaacaggttggtagaagtcgaacttgttagtgttcctcttcgtaatgattttcataaacaacttgtagagtgttgacaataggcttatgggtcggtaattttccagctttgttatgtctccttttttatgcagcaatgtaattaccgcattttcccaggcttctggtacttcttcccattggagacattgattaaacaaagccgtgattgcctttaataatgagtctccacctagtttaatggcttccactggaacaccatcttctccgggagactttttgtttttcatctcggctactgcagctttgacttcatcaacagttatgtcgggcatatcctccgatcccacgtttcttattattggtctatcttcggtttcttccgttgggctctgtcttgctgaagaaaacaaattctcataaaattctgttgcaatgtttaatatcgcatttcgatccgtttggatcgttcctgttttgtctcgtaatttgaagatttcttttttggcgtttgtcatttttcttcgtaggactttcatattgcagttagcttcaattatgttttgagccaattggacattatattttctttcatctgatctccttgctttgttgatacttttagacaggttccggtattccaccgaatctcgtcctccgttttttaccaactctgctctgcttgcgatcaggtctaatgtttctctgctgagttttgattctttcccttggacggatttgcatttggatttcatgaaacccattattgtatcgacgattttggtattcaattcgtccaatgtttcacattgattgttgacgttatctaattcggcagtcattttcgtagcaaattcttcattttgtgtgtaaagccgttgtacgtcaatcctttcacttttctgaactagttgtgatctttgaaatctggtatttaacgtgactcttgcacgaaccattcggtgatcactaccggttgaaaaattgtttaggaccgtaacgttcttaacggttgacttacagccagttatgatgtaatcgatctcatttttcgttacaccatctgcactagcccaagtccatttccgttgaggctttcctgcaaaaaatgaattcattgcgtacaaattgtgttgctgtaagaagttgagtaaagtatttccacgctcatttctttggtcgttgctaaaactaccaacagaaatttcggagtcttcttctcgttttcccagcttcgcattgaaatcaccgattagatattggtaatgtgaagggttttcgtccagagctttctcgacatcttcatagaatctttctacttcttcgtcatcatgggtggacgtgggtgcgtaaacctgaattaatttgacactgtatctgttatttatcttcaggattacgtatatcactcgatcggatatgcttttcgtgtgaattatgcgatccgaccaccgcttgtttatgaacaatccgacaccgtgcatcagcatctgactgtcacttcctcggtagaagaatgtatgccctgattgtaatttcaggcattcctctccaggttttctcacttcgctttGTTTGTTAccacaaaatgtatgaaataattatcaaaactttaattgcttgtaaccatttttttttgtcatcacgataacttgagtaattcttaaccgattttgatgatcttttttttaatcgacgaggaatgggattcctgaggttaagttcgaagatggccCATCTCGGGATAAGGCTCTGGaaattattccagaaaaacaggatcttactctgttgataattgataatttaatgtgttattcccttgactggcagaaaatagtgaaaaatttagGTTCCAAAATTATCCATTTGACATTTGTAAGGTCAAGTTCCAGGATGAGCTATGTGTGATCAATGCTTCGGAAGTTATGCCGCAAAATAGAAATGCAATGCAATGCATGCTGAACAATAATTGATATTTGATAATTGTtatttgataattaacaaTCAGCATATACCTGAAATTACATAATACAATACAATGAGTATATAGTGTTGCAAAAGTCAAGCAATTGTAACATTAGACAACGTCGTAATTCTCACGAGTCGCGGTATCTTATTACAACATAAAAAACGTAATTATTTGTATCCATTTTCTCATGAACCGGATCATGAACCGATTTTCTctattttaccggaaacgtACGCACatttaaactgaaatatttCCGCTCAAGCGTAGTTTTTAAGAATACCGCCGACATTTTAgtatttccataaaaatttttttttcaagaaacatgctccattttggccaattttaagttttcgtcttcacaaaaaattccatacaaattttttttttttcaagaaacatgctccattttggccaattttaagttttcgtcttcacaaaaaattccatacaaattttttttttttcaagaaacatgctccattttggctaattttaagttttcgtcttcacaaaaatttccatacacaattttttttcttcaagaaacatgctccattttggccaattttaagttttcgtcttcacaaaaaattccataaaaaatttttttttcaagaaacatgctccattttggccatacaaaattttagtcgtcacaaaaaattcctaaaaaaattttttttttcacgaaacatgctccattttggccatacaaaattttttttttcaagaaacatgctccattttggcaaattttaggTTTTCGTCTTCACTAAAATAATAATCCAGAACAATAATAtcatttaaaattcagttttttaaaaacaatcttGACGTTATCATCGTCCAGTACTTAATAGTACCTATGGGAGACTATTTTTACGATGTGTAAATGGCACCCAAGAGGCACTTTTTGCACGACGGACAAATAGCAGCGGCCCAGACGTACATCACTgtttgaaagttgaccatactTTGACTGATGGCTGGCCATGGGTGGTGAGTACGGACGTCAGAGTGGGCTCAATTTGTCGGCTGTGTGTAGACCAACAATCCTACAAATTTTAGCATATTTGGTTCCTTCTTACTCAAGATATTGCTAAAACAGTGTTTTCACCACCCTCTGAGATCATATGACATGTAGACATATTACACTCGAActggattttgttttaaaaaaatacagATACCTGTTCGCTAGAATTGAATCCAATGAGCTACAACTCAATCATATCGGAGCGAGCTTGTTTTCCAAATGTCTGAGtaattggcgaattgactcttaatatAAACTTGTCGAATATCCAATTAAATTAggatcagtcaagggacccgacccATCCACAAGATGGGACCTAGTTTTGTAAGTAAGAAAAAGGACttgcaaaaatattgttgtttgtttacatgattggtcaccataaatttttcaaagattcGTTGGCTTTGACGAATATTTAAAGTAAACCGTTGAttgtaatgttaaaaaaacacaaaaagcaCATTTCCgcaaaaaatctgaattaaatcacatcgaaatcaccgaaattaatacatttttcacaaccgAGACTAAATTTTTGCGCTTTGGggatttgacgtttcaaaaacaatactCATGTTACGATTAACGACTTTAAcgacgattttcttcgttaaaccatattcgactaagttcaaggtggatgtgatttgggtgtgaaattgagtgggaaatgcttttttcaaagattttctttttgtaaaatcttttaaatatgACAATATTATGAGAATGCCCGATGTGCgactttcttatttttcgtatttctgctgatatttgaaaaaaaaaatcgcgaaaagaATCGATTAGTCCCTCcccgaggggtaaccgactcgggaaattgactacacaccctcaaaggaattgccggagtatccggtaaataattggaattgatggaattgaccggaattgattggaattggcaggaattgatcggaattgataggaattgactggaaatatgtggaattgtaaggaattgaaagtaaatgagagtaaatgctgataagtgTGGTTATAGGAAAGAAGTACCATCGaatgcaaaaccacattatttcctttttgttttaattttaaaagctcctgcacaataaataacagtgtacagtgttgatcagttccattttagaacaggtccaacgtccttttatgttcaaaatatgcacACTGAAGGATTCTTCTTCAGAGGATTCTTGTGAGTCAGATACGGAAGAGTTGGAGCCGCaacaaacaagtgaatattCGTCGGGGGAATGTTATGCTGGGGCATTGCCGATGCAAAATGCtccagtttcaaaccaaatttacaaaaaaatgcatcacagacaatatcatctattccatcatttttcaaaagcctaaaatcttacgatgtcgatcacttgagcgaaacaaaaaattgagtgctTTGGCTTTTGCTGACGTGTGctgaacaaatccatttcctgtcgaggtacgaacaacgttttgtgcatcggacaactgaaatagacaaaacacagcaatttacttgaaaacatacacacttcacattcaccatattaatcaatcgtatagtcatggAAAACATGTAATTTCTTTCCCGCaccataaatcgtaaagaaatgaagttttttgcatgtcttgggcataaattacggaatttttcttgtaacttaggccctcagcatgaagttgtatacgcatctgttgtgaacggtttattttaggcactttcgcttgtcgccctcacttcgttcgcgctacaatccgcgaaattgtcTAAAATATACCACCCACAacatatacgtaaataactattgtgcatcccacaactgaaatacgacctattttgccatgattttcattaagaaatgtcagtttttcccgaactatatatcctgcgggaaaaaacttcatttctttacgatttatagtgcgggaaaagaattacatgaatttttctatgactatacgattgattaaatttaatatggtgaatgtgcagtgtgtatgttttcaagtaaattgatgtgttttgtctatttcagttgtccgatgcacaaaacgttgttcgtacctcgacaggaatagttattttcctaacaaggtagatatgaaggtattttctcgcactagatgtcgattctcgacccgaggcgaagccgaggtcgagaagacatcgtgtgcgagaaaataccggcatatctaccgtgttaggaacaacgttttttgcAACAGATGACGGAAATCAACTCTTTCTAAGCGAAATgattaatttatttggaacattttgtcgttttataataattttcacttgAACCACAACTCGACCATAATGTGATATAATCATTTTACACTATTCCGATCGCAGCAATCCTTTATTTTATGCTGACGGCGTTGTAGCTGCGACAACGTCGTTTTATTTCAGTGTAAATCAAACGACGCGAGGTGTGAGTCATGGCGGACAGCAACAgcgaaaataatcaaataataattgatgcAGATATTGCATTCAGCGATGAATCGGAATGCTCAGATATTGAGCGGTCGGCCGCAGAGGCTATTGAAAAAACTTTGccgaaaaaatccaaattgaatTATGAAAAGGTGTACAAAAAGTTTTGTGGTTGGTGTGAAGAAAAAAGAGTGAAAGTCATTTCAGAAAACGTGATGTTGTgttatttcaacgaaaaatcgaaGATTATGAAGTCTTCAACTGTTTGGAGCGAGTATTCGAAGCTGAAATGCATGATATACAAGGAACGACGCGTCGATATCAGCAAATTTCATGGACTCATTGCATTTCTGAAACGAAACGGTGTCGGCCATGTTGCGAAAAAATCGAGCATTTTGACGGGCGACGATTTCAACAAGTTCATCATGGAGGCAGATGacgataaatttttaatgatgaaggtaaaattttaatgtttttcgatTAATGAACGACAGCTTATTGGTGTTTATATCACAGGCGGCATTAATTATCGGTATCGGTGGAGGATGTCGTCGGGCTGAATTGGCAAAAATGTCGGTGAAAGATGTTGTTGATCGCGGTGACTACTTGCATGTTTACATCGGGGACACAAAAAACTACGATCCAAGAGATTTCGCTATCACAGAAGGCGGTTTGAGATACAATTTATTGGGCATCGTGCGAAAATACATGTTGTTACGAAAGTCACATACGCCTCATGATCGATTCTTTGTGTGTTACCGGAATGGGCAGTGTACAACTCAGGCAGTTGGCATCAATACCGTTGGGGCGATACCCAAACGAATTGCTACGTTTTGCGGTTTGGATGCACCACCTTTGTACACAGGACATTGTTTTCGACGGAGTTCAGCTACATTGTTGGCTGATGCTGGTGCGGATCTTTATGTCATTAAACGACAGTTTGGTTGGCGATCGGACAAAGTTGCAGCCGGATATGTGCAGTCATCTGCAACAAGCAAACGCAAAATTTCTGCACAAATTTTCGGAGGTGTACCTTTTCAACGTTCTTCGTCGAGCAATGCGATGAGTGCTATTCCATCTACAAGCAACACCGCTATTCCATCTACAAGCAACACTGCTATTCCATCTACAAGCACCACCGCTATTCCATCTGCAAGCAACACCGTTTTTCCATCTACAAGCACCACCGCTATTCCATCTGCAAGCAACACCGTTTTTCCATCTACAAGTACCACTTCTCATGACGTTGTCGCTAATTTGGGTGATTCAGCTCCCAAAGAAATTAATCTCAACATCACCGGTTTAAGTGACGGTATTTCTGCTGCGctcatcgaaaatattgatCGAGAGGATGCACATGGTGCTAGTTTCGCTTCAAAACAAATTCGGATGATCGGAACTGCATCCGATTCCGATACGACCGGCAATACCAGCCGTACAATGTCACAATCAATTACAATAATTGAGGGCGCATCTGCTGGTGCAGATTCTTCGGATGCTCCTGAAACGCCTGTCCttccaaattttacaaaatctgaATTCAACAATTgtacattcaatttttatcgtACGTTTCACGGCAAGCCTTTTTAAGGATCATTTACTTGGCATGt includes these proteins:
- the LOC119083055 gene encoding uncharacterized protein LOC119083055 — encoded protein: MADSNSENNQIIIDADIAFSDESECSDIERSAAEAIEKTLPKKSKLNYEKVYKKFCGWCEEKRVKVISENVMLCYFNEKSKIMKSSTVWSEYSKLKCMIYKERRVDISKFHGLIAFLKRNGVGHVAKKSSILTGDDFNKFIMEADDDKFLMMKAALIIGIGGGCRRAELAKMSVKDVVDRGDYLHVYIGDTKNYDPRDFAITEGGLRYNLLGIVRKYMLLRKSHTPHDRFFVCYRNGQCTTQAVGINTVGAIPKRIATFCGLDAPPLYTGHCFRRSSATLLADAGADLYVIKRQFGWRSDKVAAGYVQSSATSKRKISAQIFGGVPFQRSSSSNAMSAIPSTSNTAIPSTSNTAIPSTSTTAIPSASNTVFPSTSTTAIPSASNTVFPSTSTTSHDVVANLGDSAPKEINLNITGLSDGISAALIENIDREDAHGASFASKQIRMIGTASDSDTTGNTSRTMSQSITIIEGASAGADSSDAPETPVLPNFTKSEFNNCTFNFYRTFHGKPF